Genomic segment of Dromiciops gliroides isolate mDroGli1 chromosome 3, mDroGli1.pri, whole genome shotgun sequence:
TGGTCATTTCCAATGCTCCCAGAATGGTTACTCTTCTCCCGCTGGGAGATTGTCCTCAATCCGCTTGATGAACCGCATCCTGATTTCTGTCACCCCGTCTCCTTTCAGTGTGTCCTGAACAAACTTCACATCCACCGCCATCTGGACCTGTGTAGAGAAGAAAAACGGGGCTGTGGGCAGAGCCAGCTGCCTGCCGGCCCCTTCACAGAGCAGGCCCTGCTGTCCAGCCCCCCTCTACTTACCAGTGGCTGCAGACATAATTGGAGCATTGAAAAAACATTGAGTTTTACTGGTAGTTTCCTCAGTAAATTCTGGATAGGGCCCCTCTTCACTCCAACCCCTGCCAGGGGCTTccccttataacaaaaaaatcGTCCAGATACAGCAGGTACCCCAGAGATCACAGCTGGGATGACCCCTTTACCTCTTCAAGGAAAGGAGGAGACCAAGGCTGGCTACTACAGGCACAGAGTTTTCCCACTTCCCTGAATGCTCTCCTCACCTACTGCAGTGAGGTTACTTCATCAAGTCCTTTTCCTTCACCCTGCCTAGTGCCCTTTGTATCTGTTCGTCCATACCAATCTCTCCGTGTTTCTTTGAACACCTATTAATATTATCTTATGGTGCAATATTCCACTACATTTGCATggtacaatttgttcagtcatctccCAATTCACGCATACTCACTTTGTTTGCACGTGTTTGCCACCATCAGAGGTGCTGCTCAGGAATATTTTGGTTTCTGTGGTCCCCAGCTGACTTCCCTCTCCTTTGGGCACGTGCCCCACAGAGGGGCTCTTGGGGTTGAGAGCTTCTTTTGCATGATGCCAAATTGCTTCCAGAACACTGAGGCCAATGTGTAGCTCCCCCAATCCCAGACCAGTGTGTGCCTGTCTTCCTGTGGACACTCCAACACTGAGTATTTCCATCTTatggtatctttgccaatttgttgggtATGAGGTGacacttcagaattgttttcatttgcgtttattgtatttgtgtttattgttattaatgattGTTGTTGATGGtctgttgaaaactgtctctttcTATCCTTTGACTTACCTACTAAGAAGCCAGGACACTTTTCACGGACTAACCCTTCCCTAGCCATCTTGTCCCTCCCTTAAagaccaccccccccctccccccaggggcggctaggtggcacagtggataaagcaccagccttggattcaggagtacctgagttcaaatccggcctcagacacttgacacttactagctgtgtgaccctgggcaagtcacttaacccccattgccctgccaaaaaaaaaaaaaaaaaagaccccccccccaaatagtttGTGTGGTGTACCGTGTAAGTCTTAAAAGGGCTTTGGAAGATGTCACCAAGCACTCCATATCAGTGATGATTCTCTTTAGATGGGGTGGGCTCAGTGAAGAGTCATTACTAACAACTCAAGGTGGTGACTTACATCTGACTGGGCCTGAGCACAGCCTTTTAGATCCTGTcaaaggcagctggtggtacagaggacagagttgggcctggagtgaggaagacctgagttcaaatccagccttagtcacttactagctatgtaatcctgggcaagtcacttcacctctgtctgcctcagttctctccactgtaaagtgagataataataataataataataataataataataatacctacctcgcagggttgttgtgaggaccaaataagataatatttgtaaaaagcacacagtaggcactatataaatgcctattcccttccctctttactcccttcctggtttccttcttGCCCCAAATCATTTATTTATAGACAGAGAGACCACACAATGTCCCCCAGGAAAGAGAAggttccccttcccctcatattCCTAATGAGAAATACTCTTATCAAGTCAATCGGTACTACGGACTCTGGTGAGGCTCTGACCTCAAGCACAATCAAGGAAGGAGGCCCGACACTAGGCAGAAAAGTCCTGGGCAGGTCAGCAGCCCCTCTTTACTACAGCCCCACCCTTAGAAGGAAAGAGTTGTACTCACCATCTCCAGGGCTCCCCTCAACACCCCACACAAGAGATTGGAATAAATGAGGGATGAGTGGTTATCAGGAAGCTCCACGAAATCGACCAGGGGGTTGTTCTCCAAGATCAGGGAGAATTCGTCACCAGCGGGGCTCCAGTTGGTGATGCTTGGGGTGATGCCCAGGTACATTTTAAATGCTACCTATTGGAGGCACACAGAGCAGCAGGGGTAAAGATGGCGCGGTGAGtgaccttcctcctcttccttcccatgATACCTTCCTAGCTAAGGTGACTACACTGGCGATACAGGGGAACGAGAGGCAGGGATATGATACTTTGGGCCGAGGGTTTGCCCTCcagaaataattaatggagggacagctaggtggcacagcggatagagcactggccctggagtcaggagtacctgagttcaaatccggcctcagacacttaacacttactagctgtgtaaccctgggcaagtcactttaccccaattgcctcacaaaaaaaaatgaatggaaaagtatTTCTGCCCACTTGAGTCTATGTCCTCTGGGGTAGCACACTGCAGGCTGAAAGGGGAAAGCACTGGTCACTGTTTCTCAAACAAACATTCTGGATGaacaaaagaagaagaggggTGGCTTGCACTATAAGCATCCAAACCATTTCTTCCCAGGGCAGAGGCCCTCTGGACACATCATTTTCTCTGTATAGGAGGTCGATACCTTCTCCTCAGTTAAATGGATATACCAGTGTCGGTTCTACATTGCAAGGAGGATGGCTCTCTCACAACCATTTGGGCCTGAAAGAAGTATGTGGGGAGGAGAAGGTGTGGTCTCCAGGCTAGAACAGAAAGAGCTTCTTTCCATGACTGACCTCAAAATAATCATCAACAGACCATTCCCCATTTTTGCCACATCGGGGAAAAGTCGATTTTGATTTCTGTGGATTTTAGAACTCACAGCGGGGCTCCTATGCCCACCCCTCTCCACACACCCCAGCCATCTCTTAACCAGCTCCTAGAGGTTCCAGAagtgttctgttctgttctgcaGCTTTCGTAATTAGCTGCCCAGTATAGTCAGAGGAGGAGGGAATGCTTGGGGGCCCTTGGGAGATGACCTTGGCAATAACATCTGCTGTTTCCCGAAAGTCATGGCATCTGCCAACATTTGACCGAGCCAGGAAATCTTCGATCAATCGGACACCGATATTGTAGCCCCTGGAAAGGTGATCAGACAACAACAAATCACAGGGGAACCTCAGGAATATGAGGTTGTCACAACTCGGGGGCAAAAGCAAAGGATCCCAAAGCTTCACAATCAACCTACCGAGTGAAAGTGTAACCAAAAAGAGTTGGTATTGAATGGGAACAGCTTCAAAGGAAGCCTCTGCCAAGTTCCAGAGGGACAATGAGGTCCCAGAGCAcaggccccctccccctccaaacaCCTCAGCTtcccaaagaaaaacaattcttgcCTCAGGCACAAGTCACTCACATTTTGTCCAGCTGTTTGTTCACATCTTCATCATTTTCATAGTCCTTGCAAAGCTGGGTGACCAGAGCTCCATAGGTCAGGGTAAAAAGCTCAGAACTCTAAATGAGATTCAAAGGCAGTCAGTACCCATCccgagaaaaagaaaggattgtGTAAATGGGGACAAAGATACTGGTGCTACTTTCAGGTTTCAGAAGAAAGTCACCTGTCTGCTGGGAGAAAAAGTCAAGTCCAACAAAGCTACAGCGAGCCTGGACACCCAGTACCCTGGACTGCCCAGGACTAAGCCAACAGCATCCGGGCTAGGCTCACTTAGGGAAAGGGTGGAGGAGGGCGCTTTGCCCAAGAGCTCCTGTCTGGCAGTCAAGTGCCAACAACTCAGGCTAACTTCTGGCCAAGGCTGGATTCCACAAAACAGAGGCTGCCATTCCCTGGTATGGAGCCCACAGCTCAGACCCTAGCTCAGGAGACAAACCAGGGCTCCCCCTGGTGTGCTTTTTGATCGGTGAATCCAAGTCATCAGTGGGAGAGGGCTGAATGCTCCATCATTTGTCAATTATCCTCTGCTCCTTAGCATGCAATTTGAATGGGTTCTTCAGAGTCCCCAGGGAATGCCTGTTCAAATAATGAGACCATAGCCTCTTCATTATCTTTATAATAGCTCCAGCCCCTGGACAGCAAAAGGCACTGCTGGTCAGGAGGCAAGGAAACCAGGCCAGGGCTCCCTGTGCTCTCAATGACCACAGATTATAGCCTCCAGCCTCAAAAACAGTATCAGGGGgcacagttaggtggtgcagtggataaagtaccagccctggattcaggaggacctgagttcaaatctgaccccagatacttgacacttactagctgtgtgaccctgggtaagtcacttaaccctcattgccccacacaaaaaaataaatctagaaaaacAAGGGTCCCTCTCTACATATAGATAGCTCCAATGTTTCCTGGGTGGAAATGACTTTGTCATGCACTGGGTTTGCTGGGCGTCGTGATGCTGTAGGCTGTGCAGTTTGGGAATGGGATGGGGAAGCAATGGAGGGGAGGGCTGCAACATCTGAAAACAGTTTTGACCCAGCTCAAAATGTTGCCCTGAATGCCTTTCAACAACAGCTGTCAGACAATCACGGCAACTCTTTTCtcagatagatgaagaaacctatCACCTACCATGAGGCGCAGAGATGCCGAAGGTAAAGGGAATGGCAAATACCAATACTACAGAATGAAAGCAGCAGGCaggtggaaagaagggaaaaaagacaatATCAGCATTAAATAAGAAAGACAAACACATATGGGCAAGACCACAATCTGTACAACTGGGTCACACAGAAACAGGGTGGAAAACGGAGGCCAACCCAATATGCCCCCATCTAGATTGGTAGTAAGTGAAGTAAATTAGAGCCCTTAGAGACTGTCATTCTGGGGTTAAGGCTTTTCAGGACTGAGACACCGAGGACCAAGTCTTAGGTCAAACAGGCACTTCGGTTGCTTTGTCCCATCTTGCATTAATAAAGTTACACTTTAGAACAAAAGGTATACACTGTGGGTTAACTGTATTTAATACTTTATACACATCTATGGTATGGTTGTAGGCTTGAATTACAAGcaaagaagacttgggtttgcaTCCTGttcctgacactagctgtgtgatcagagacaatgaacaactttgaactgtaatttcctcctctataaaataggcTTAATCATATTGGTAGAatgtacctcacagggttgttgtgaaaatcaacaGAGAACATCTAAAGCACTTTTCAATCTTTAAATCACCaaataaatgtcaactattactTTGAAGGATCCCTGATTTCACAGGTGTGGGTACCCCCTTCACTGATACAGGCCCTCcataccttctcattttatgttATTGGGGTCCATGTCTGCCCAACCTCCACAGATTTACCTAGGGGTCTTTCCTTTGATTCTGCTAGTATCTTGGTGGAAGTAATGTACCCCTGCAGTTATCTCTTCTCTATTATTTTGACTACATGTCTGCCCCACTCCTTTCTGAGTAATAATGGTGATACTCTCTTCTTCCCAGAAAACTTTCTACTGTTACTCCAGATGATTCTCATAATATTCATATGAGACAAGTTAAGCAGGTATCCCCACTTTATGAATGATGTCCATCAAAGTCCTGCTCCAATATGATGCTTCAGCAACAAAGCGAAAGGGACTGGTTTAACCATACATACCAGGAAAACAAAAGTGgattgaaaaataatattttggggcagctaggtggcgtagtggatagagcaccagccctggaatcaggagcacctgagttcaaatctggcctcagacacttaatactagctgtgtgaccctgggcaagtcacttaaccccaattgcctcactaaaaaaaaaaaatttctcagattATGGCATGCAGCTGACTGATAGTCTACAAaattagtatatatacatatatacacacatatatacatatgaatatatacatacatacatatatatatacacatacacacacacacacacacacatacttggaCAGGCACTGAACTCATAACTGAATAGAAGAGATATTGTAGATCccatttgggaaattgcaaacTGCTTGCTCTTGCAAAAGCCTTTAGCACCAATATTCTCCCAGTGATGTTATATGGTTGCAAATTATGGAATACCATGGTCTTGGAAGAATCAAAATGACAAATAACTAAAAGGCAATAGAAAAATGCATGGTAGGTGTAAGTAGgttgcaaaaatattttcactggTGAGTTGTAAGTAAGAAGTACCATGAAATGCACTGTTGAGGACCCATATGAATTAAAAAGGAAGTAGGCAGGACATGGAGCAAGGATGAAGCAGAGACAGTTCATGTGGTACACTGCCGCTTCCAAGACATTAAAAGAACAAGAGGAAAGCATCCAACCCATTGAGGAGATTTTCTAGGTATAAATTATGAGAAAATACAGACAATAATTGTATGGGATTAGAAGGCATGAAAGAATTaggatctgcattggtggaggaaacATCTctaatgatgaaatcacaagtccaaagTATCAAagtttagagaggaggaaaccgaggcctggAAAGGGGAGGTAACCTGCCCAAGCTCACGTAGCTTTTTAGTGGTGgagccaggattagaatccagatctCCAAATTCCTGGGTCCAGTGATCTATGTCACCAAGCTGTCTAGCACAACTCTATTGTTACTAATCATAATCTCTTTAtagttataacaataataatacaccCCAAACACTAGAACCAGTTGTGAAAGTCTAGATAATCATGCTAAGAATCATCAAGTTCCTTTAATTCAACCGAAAAATTCTACTCAGGGCATCTCCAGGAGATAATTTACCCAATATGCAAGTAAGGATAGGTATTAAgggaggacattttttttttttttagtaaagtcAAAGACCTGGCATTTGTAAGCCTTGGGCATGAATGGATGGAGTACATCCAGCAATTACCAGTCCAGAGATTTGGCCTTACTGCATTAAGTCATGAGAGCTTTCCATCTATTATTAACAACCTGAAGTCGGGATATCTGCCCTTAATATCAGAAGCCCCGGTCCACATTGATGCCAAGTAATCTGCAAATCATAACCATTTATGCTTTTCACACGAGGGCAATAAGCATTTTATTCATGCTGCTGCCCCCAATTCCCTGCCAAGAACAACAGGTACCAAGAGATACCAAAATCTTGTCAATATCACAGAGGCTGactcttccaaatctgagatgGAGGTACCTGACTTCTGACTCTATTCCCCACCCTGATTTCTAGGTCTCTACTTAAGCACCCAAGTTTTCacactttaaaatgtaaatatgctCCTTTCTGAGGGCTTCTGGGGAGCACAAATCAGGCACTCAGAAGGAGCATCAAGAATTGGCTACTTGTCAGTTAACTCCCCCCAACTGAAACCAAGTTTCTACCCCTAAGTTGAAAGAGCTTGATATGAATGATTAATTGCCCTTTGGAGCCAGCAGTGGGACCATCATTCCAATGTAAGAACAAATCAATCCAGCTCTGGCCAGCAGTCACTTTTCATAGCAAATCTGTGAGATAAGTCaaacattattatccccactttacagatgaagaacaatCACTTTAAGGACATGATTTCCGCCTGTATGTGGGGAAAGCTGGTAAATAAAGAAGAGGTTCTCTTTCCACGTATCCCCCCCTCTTGTTCACccattcattttcctcctttagGACTTGAACCTCAAAGGCCAATACCTCTGATCCCTGAGGGATGGAGATCATAAACTCAGGTTACTAACAATAAAGAATGGAAATGACTGTGAATGGTCATTGGCTGGTTTTTCAGTAGGGATTAGAGAGTAGTCACAGATAGACAGAAATAGCAAGTGAATTACTTTTGTCTTtcaaatgtaaaaaatttaaaaacaacccGGTTAAGAGGATAATTTAGCTTCTCAGGTCTACAAAAGAATTGATAATCAAGGCTAAAATAAGTATCACAAAGAGCAGAAGGGGCTTTGGCTGATTCAATACCAAAGAGGGAAAATACATCTAAGCCCACACCAATATTTAGACAGTTGACTCTGAAGAGTGAGTGCTGTAGGTATGATTTATTTCCCCCAAGTAATGAAGGATGGAAGGGGAAGTGACTGCTTGAAAACCAGGCAGCAGCAAACAAACCTGAGCTGATCAGCGGAGCACTAAACTTCCAAGTTAGATGAACTCTAGCTCTCTTAGCTGTCATCTCTGAAATGTTCCTGATCTCCAGGAAAAGAAAGCTAACTGATCCTTTATATTCCCACTGCCACTAAATTCCAAAAGAAACTAGGCCCCAGGACTTTGAAAGGCTGACACTGGCTTAAAAGtgcattgttggggcagctaggtggcacagtggatggagcgccggccctggattcaggaatgcctgagttcagatccgtcctcagacacttaacacttactagctgtgtgaccctgggcaagtcacttaaccgccattgccccacaaaaaaaaaaaaagtgcattgtTTTCTAAAGGAAGATAGTGTGATCACATGTGTAGAACTAGAAGACACCATTCCCTCCACTCCCAATTTCATTaaacagataaggaatctgaggcctgCAGAGGTGACCTGGGTAAATTACAAAGGCGGATGTTGCCGCAATAAGAATTTCTGATCTCTCAGATCCTACGGTCCATTCTGCTCATGATGTAAGACGTAGGTGTTGGGTGATAGATAGTAAACTCTCTCCCCAGTGAGCTGAGTGAAACAATCCTGTCATGGGATGGAGATCCTTGATGCAGGGCACTTGGTTTTACATATCAGAAAGTAAAAGGCGGGGATGACCAGTGCTGGAGGAGAAGTAAAAGGAAGAAGGTAtatgccaccagaaaaaaaacaacaaaaaacatggcATGGAAGGCTCCTTGGCTCTGGGATGAAGGTTCTGGTCCTCATAAATACCTCTGCCTTCCCCTCCTTCAAGTATGCCTAAAATCCCTGTTCTCGAACTCATAAAGGGAACCCCCTCCTTCAGCCATTATAGACCATTatagactccccccccccccctttagtgCTTGATCTGCACCACAGCTCCAATTACgggacaactaggtgacacagtggatagagtgtcaggcctggaatcaggaggacctgagttcaaataaggcctcagacacttactagctgtgtgaccctgggcaagtcacttaaccctgtttgcttcagtttcctcatctgtaaaatgaactggagaaggaaatggcaaaaccactatagtatttttgccaagaaaaccccaaatgaggtcacaatgagttggacactacttactgaaatgactgaacaacaacaaaggtctaATTACAGGTCTGCCCCTAGCCTGTGTCATATCAGCTCCCCTCCGGCCTCCCTCAGCCAGCCCCATAATTagacttccttctccagttccttcaatccCATAACAGACTCTCCCTCTATAAACCCGCCCTTCTGGCTCCAGGTATAGAGATAGACATCTAATCCTGTCCCCTTTCAGACCCTACCCTGAGTCTTCACATAGgcattctctcctcctcccaattCTCATTACAAGCATCCCCTACCTACTCTAGTCTTGGAAGTATGTCCCTTCCTAACTTTAAGATTCCTTGCTTGCCTAGTCCCTTGCCAAGGGCATACCCTCAGAATACCCCTTCCACCATTTCTCACTCCCTTAACTAAAAGCATCTTCCTAAAGTTTGAACTCTTTCCTGGGAAGCCCCTGACACAGCTGACAGGCCCAGTCAAGTACCTTCTCCTACAGTAAACCCCAGTGACTCTCCCTGAGCTGGACctcacccgcccccccccccccccccccccccgccccttagccattttcttccccctttcccccttagtGTCCCACCCCTCCTCAACGCCCCAGATATCTTGGTCCCCCTCTCCCTTCAACCCCCCCATCTTATACCTCATTCCAAAGCTAGCCCCTTGTCAGCACCCCCCTATGACCCCCGCACTCTCAGTGCCCCCCTCAAATCGATCAACCCGCATTTACAGTTCCGGGTACAATGCTAtcctctcctcaaggagcttttcCTTTAGGAAGGGGAGATAACATACAGAGATAAGTCTGACTTCCCTGCTCTCACCCCTGACCCTCCTCTCAGCATCCCAgactctcctccccctccccttctaccGCCTCCCCCTcagccccccttcccctcccctttgggcccctccccctccgcacTCCTACCTTCAGAGCCCCTCTACCCTCAGCATCTACTCCCGTACCCTTGAGCACCCCTCGGCCCTCTGCCCACTCAGCACCCCAGATTCTTTTACCTCAGCCACCCCTCCTCCTCAGGGGCCCCTCCTCCCTCAGCTCCCCATTCCCCCCAGTACCCcttcctgtcccccaccccctcccggCACAGGTCCCACGCCCCGCTCCCAGTTACCATTTTCTTGCTCTCAGTGCCTCGGTTCGCTTGCCTCGACATGGCGCCGGCCGCCCCCGCCTCAGGCCCGCTCACCTATTCCCCGACGCCCCTACCCCCCTATCCCCCCCGGACTCCCCAGCCCCGTTTCGGCCCAGCCGCAGCCTCACCGCCTGGGCCTCAAGAGACTGACAGACCCTCCAACCCAGTGCGCAGGCGCGGCCTGCTACAAGGCACCACGGGAATCGTGGTCCCactttgaagaaaaaaggaaacagccATCTCTCCCCGTCCCTCTTCCGGGGGATGTGAACTACAATTCCCATAGTGTCTTTCGGCAGCACCACTCCTAGGGCGTTTAGGACTACAGTTCCCGGTGTGCCCCACAAGAAGCTGAGGAGTCTGAGGTCTGGCCTAGCAAAGAGCCTGCGCCCGAGAGTTCTGACCACTGGGTGGCGCCCTCCACTTATGGGAGAAGAAGGTGCCCTACCATGGACTACCCAGCCCCACAGGGTCATACCTCCTAactcctggggtgggggtgggggcgctTTGGTATATACAAACGTTCTCCCTTTTCCAGAGTCTCACAGTCCTCtcagaaatttcatttttagGGCTAGCCATGGTGCTACAACATGAAGCTACATTGTTCAGTTTTCAAGGAGGAAAATTGGGAGTGGGGGGGCAACACAAAAGAGAGGCTTAGCATTACTGGATGTCAA
This window contains:
- the TRAPPC3 gene encoding trafficking protein particle complex subunit 3 isoform X3 codes for the protein MGYNIGVRLIEDFLARSNVGRCHDFRETADVIAKVAFKMYLGITPSITNWSPAGDEFSLILENNPLVDFVELPDNHSSLIYSNLLCGVLRGALEMVQMAVDVKFVQDTLKGDGVTEIRMRFIKRIEDNLPAGEE
- the TRAPPC3 gene encoding trafficking protein particle complex subunit 3 isoform X1 codes for the protein MSRQANRGTESKKMSSELFTLTYGALVTQLCKDYENDEDVNKQLDKMGYNIGVRLIEDFLARSNVGRCHDFRETADVIAKVAFKMYLGITPSITNWSPAGDEFSLILENNPLVDFVELPDNHSSLIYSNLLCGVLRGALEMVQMAVDVKFVQDTLKGDGVTEIRMRFIKRIEDNLPAGEE
- the TRAPPC3 gene encoding trafficking protein particle complex subunit 3 isoform X2, with the protein product MSSELFTLTYGALVTQLCKDYENDEDVNKQLDKMGYNIGVRLIEDFLARSNVGRCHDFRETADVIAKVAFKMYLGITPSITNWSPAGDEFSLILENNPLVDFVELPDNHSSLIYSNLLCGVLRGALEMVQMAVDVKFVQDTLKGDGVTEIRMRFIKRIEDNLPAGEE